Genomic DNA from uncultured Methanospirillum sp.:
TTTACCCGCACCTGTTTCATACTGTCACGCTCACGAAGGGTCACAGTCTGATCCTCTTTGGTATCATAGTCAACAGTGATGGCAAGAGGGGTTCCGACCTCATCCTGTCTGCGGTACCGTCGTCCGATCGCACCTGAATCATCGTACTCTGCCAGGATCTCATGGGTATGCAGGGCATGGGTGATCTCCCGGGCAATAGTGTCAAGTCCGTCCCGTGCCATGAGGGGCAGGACCGCAACCTGGACCGGAGCAATCCTGAACGGGAACCGCATCACCTTTCTAATCTCACCATCAACGTCCTCTTCATCAAATGAGTGCTCGAGTACAGCATAGATCATACGGTCGATCCCATAACTCGGCTCAATCACATGCGGTCTGACATCGGTACCACGGACATCCACATCCTGCTCTGATATCTCAAAGAGATTTGACGGGACAAAGTACTCCTCTCCGTCGACCGTAACGGTTGCACCGTCAGGGCCGGGGGTGACAGTCGCGAGGGCATCCGCAATCGCTTTTGCCTTGCCACGGTACTGGGGGCCGAGAACCCCCATATTGGCAGAGATAATCTTCCGGCGTTCACGCTTTGGCTCTGCAAACTGGATATAGACCGTGAACGAATCGCCGCTCTCCTCAGCATGGGCCTTAAGATCATAATCAGTCCGGTCAGCGATACCAACCGTCTCAACCCACCCGAACCGCTCAGAACGGATCTCTGCATCCCAGCAGTCCTCAGCGTAATGAGCACGTTCATCGGGAAGGTGCTGTCTGAACCTGAGTTTCTCAGGCTTTACTCCGATGGTGATGAGCAGCTCATGGGTAAGGGCAAGGTAGTATGCGACATATTCGTTGGCAATGATACCCTGGGCAACCGCGTCTTTCATAGAGTAGACCTTTGCTTCACCGCCAGACTGTTGCTCCTTGTAAGAGAAGAGTGGGAATGAGTAGTCTGCATACCGGGAGAAGTTTGGGTGGTTCTTCTCTTCAGGATGGACAAAGATCTCGGCCTCGGCCTGGGTAAATTCACGGAGCCTGATCATCCCCTGACGTGGTGAGATCTCGTTCCGGTACGACTTGCCGATCTGGACTGTCCCAAAGGGAAGTCGATCGCGGTAAAACCTGAGGAGACGACCAAAGTCAACAAAGATCCCCTGGGCAGTCTCGGGCCTGAGATATCCTTTCCGTTGGGAACCAGGACCTATCGACGTCTGGAACATGAGATTAAAGGCAAACACCTCTATCTTATCCAGTTTTTCTCCGCAGGCAGGACATGGAAGACCACAGATAGCTTTCTGGAGTTCTGCGGCGTTCAGCACCGAAGCATCAGGCACATTGTGGGCTTCAGCAATATGGTCTGCACGCAGATACTCTTCACAGGCAGGGCACTGGCACATCTTGTCAGCAAATCCACCTACGTGACCTGACGCAACATAGATAGCTTCCTGGCCGATGGTTGGGCACTCGATCTCGTAGTAGCCTTCTGATACCACGTAGAACTGACGCCACATATTCTCTATCCGTCGCTTAAGAAGGGTACCGAGCGGACCATAATCGATGAAACCAGCAACCGATCCATAGCATTCAGAGGACGGCCAGACAAAACCTCGTCGCCTAGCAAGATCAATGACCTGATCATAGATATCGTTCTCTGGAACCTGCGACTTTTTATCTGCCTTTGAAACCACCGCGAATGACACCTCAATATCAGAAATATCTAAACATATTGGTAAATTCAGAGCATATAGATTCCGGAGTTGTCGTCATACAACTCTCGTTGCCATGCCGGGAGTATATATGAGCGGGGGCTGGAGGGAGGCATACTAAGAGCCGCCGGATGGAAATTTTTCAGCGTCATAGCGGGTTAGTTATAAGGATTATCGGTCTAATCTCCGGAAAAATCCAACAAACTTAAATAATTTAAACGGCATCTATATCGGTATCCCTACCAGCGTGATATCCTATGCCTGAAGAGATCCAGAAGAAAGAACAGCTTTTACAGTTGTTCACCAATATGACCGGCAACACACAGATTGTGGAGCCGATGAAGAAGATTCACGGCACTCTTCGTGATAGTGACGCAGTCGAGCGGGAGATTGCACTCATTATGCGTGAACTGCTCGACCAGGGGATCTTCAAGACAAAACTGCGTCCCATCCAGCTTGCAAAACTCATCTGTGCCTATCATTCAGGGAAGAATGACACAGAGATTGCCAGGGATCTGGGAGATGAAAAACTGTCTAAAACAGTGGCCCGGGCACGTGTAAGGATGAAACTCTTCCGTGAACTTGATTTCAAGATGCCATTTGACCGGTTCAAGATGGAAGAACTCATGACTTCTGGGAAGACCATGAAGGAGATCAGCGAGCAGCTCGGGATCAGCCCTTCAACCCTGCGTGAGTACCGCCATGTGCTTGAGGCAATGATAGACCGGGACATGGATAGGTACATTGAGCGGATCAAGGACGTGATGGAAGATCGTGATCTGACAGAACAGATGACCGCCAGTGCGACCAAGGATGCCTTTGGTGAATCGATCGATATCACCGAGGCAGAACTGATCGACATCACCTGATTTTTTTATGAAACTTACCTGGCTTGGGCACTCCTGTGTACTTCTGGATGGGTCCCGCAGAGTGCTCATCGATCCTTTTGTGCCTGATGGGAATATCCCCTGCACTCCGGATATCGTGGCTGTGACGCATGCCCACGCTGACCATCTTGGATGTACCCTTGACCTCGGGGTAAAAACCATTGCCATGAACGACCTCGCCTACTATCTGAAAGATAAGGGACTGGAGGTTGAGCCGATGAATCTCGGGGGGACGATCACGATTGACGGGATCGAATTCACGATGACCGCAGCTCTTCACTCATCATGGATAGAGGATGCCGGTATCGGTGTGTATGGAGGGGCCGCTGCCGGGTATCTTATCACCATGGACGGGGTGACTGTGTATCATGCCGGAGATACCGCCCTGTTCGGAGATATGAAACTGATAGGCAGGATATATAATCCGGACATTGCTCTCCTCCCTATTGGCGGGAGGTATACTATGGGGCCTCGTGAAGCGATGATAGCAGCAGAATTTGTTGGTGCACCGGTAGTTATCCCGATTCACTACAACACCTCACCCAAAATCGCACAGGATGCAGGCGAGTTCAAGCGGATCATCGAGCGGACAACAGACCTGAAGGTTGTCGTGCTTGAGCCTGGTGAGTCATACGAGACTACATCAGTGTAAATCCAGAACTCGGTGGGATTAGAGAGAGTAATTCTAAACCTTCGCAGTCTAAATTAGCATTAGCGAAAGAATATCAACCGGATAAGACGAATGCACACCACTAATGTTAGGGGTTGCCCCATGCACATTTATCCTCAGATATAACTCATTTTTTTAATTTAAACGGAAATTAGATCGCATATTCTCTAGTTGATACCAAGTTCAGATCCTGAACGAAATGCCTTGAAGGTCCAGTGGCGATAAATGGGTTCCTTGGTGGGCATGTGACCTGAATCTGTCAGGCCTGGTATTATACATGGCTAAATCCTCTTGTAGGGACATACCATGTTCAAAAAAGATCAGGCCCTGATCCTTTGGGCGGCAGGGCGGGGAATCGGAGCACACTCCGGAGTTAGGGCGGCGGCTTCCGCCCAACTTTCCCTGCTTAAATGTCCCCTAAACTAAGAAATAAAAAAAATAATTATATTTTATTATTACAGGGCGGGAAGATCCACATGCACAGTTCATCTCCCGATTCCCTGAGGGTGTACACATGTGTCTGTGTTTCCCGCCCCGCCGCCCTAATCTGAAACAACTAGTAATTGTTGCCCTAATTAAAAATCAGGGCGATCAAATCATGCAGAATGCTCCCGCCCAAACTCATCTTCTCCCGCCCTGCCGCCCGGGACCCTGCTATGACCTATGTGTGAAAGAACCATTCACGTAACCGATCATATTCGGCCAGATGGATCTTTCCGGTTGATCAGATCAGGTCCGGAAAAGGAACCAAACTCATCCGACACTATTCCCTCAACTGAACCTGTGGAGTCGCTGTGAAGTTGAGGTATCCAACCAGATCATCAGGGTTCGGGAACGAGAGATACCATGTGTTGTTGGTTCAGTGTGTCAGATTCCCTTCATACCTGTTAGGACCAGACCCCCGGATGATCAGATCTGTCTGAAACTCATCACCACCGGCAATCGACCTGGACAGATGAGAAGTACCACGGCCATAACACGGGATGCAAACGAACCATTCTCAGTATTCCCGGAACTCGCGGGCATCACCGTCCCATCAGTAGAGATAGAAGTACTGACAAAATCACCACCGACAAGGCCAGCGAGAACCAGGAATACGCCACCGGATAAGATAAATTTCCAGTTCATATTCCTGCCTCGGTTGGAAAAGAAAAGGAAATTTAAGCGAGAATTGCAACAGTATCGGCCCAGGATTCAATGCCGGTCAGAGTCGCATCATTCTCGTAGTTTGAGATCACAACGCTGTCACGTTTGAAGGTCACATTAAACGTCTCACCGCTTGCGGCGTGGCACTTCAGCACACAACTGAAGGAGTCTTCCGAACTGTCATGAGATGCAGTTCCACCCATTGCAGTCGCAAGAGCGGTTGTTGCGAGAATGGTGCTCACGGCAGTATTGAAAGCCGCTGAACTCGGAACCCGGACGGTGATATACCCGACAGTCTTCGCCTCTGCATTCTCATAGACGACCTTTCCGGAGTAATATTCAGTGCCACGGACCACTGTAGTTAGGGTCTCATTTCCTGAAGAGTACGAAGTACAGCCCCAGGGGTTATTGTCAAGGATATCCTGGACAAGAGCCAGGAAGTTCGCAACGGTATCAATCGGAGCCGTGAGTTTTCGCTCAGCCGACTTGACGATTGACTTTGATACAAAATCTGCCATTTTTCCTCCACCCGGAACGAACCGGTATTAAAGAATATGGAGAATATTTTTAAATAGATTCAAAGAGGATGGGATTTAGTCACATATTGAGATTAGTTTTGGAATTCAGGGCCACCTACGTGTGGACAATATAAAAAAATTAAATGTTCACCCAGAAAAATAGTGATATCCGGTAACCTTGTTCAAAAGAACATCTGTTACAATTCTTCCATCATGGATATCCAGTCTCTCCCGGTCTTTTGTGCGATTTCTTTCACAATATGAGTGAGAGTTCCGGTTTTGAGAGGATCATGTAATGGAACAGTTATTCCATACGGTTCCCCATCGATCACACATTCGAGCCGAACATGACTTCCCGTCTGCCTGATTTTTTGAAATCCTATCGAAATAAGATAGGATATTAAATCAGAGCCAGAAATATCCCGGGGAACTTTCATACGGCGAGAACTTCATCCTTAACGATATGAAGTCTGATAAGGGCCGGGGCTGGTTCGTCTCCAAAGTGACAGAGAACGGCATCACGGACCATATCCCGGAGTTCATCGAGGGTATCAGCCTGGGTGTATATGGGAAATGCAAGTGATCGGGCAATATAACCACCCTCATCGGCCTCTTCCACAAGAAAGAGGATTTCAGTTTCCCGGTGTTTTTCAGAGATTATCATTCTGATGTCCTGCTGGAGTATCTCGGTATGTATAATTACACCTGTCTGCTTAAGATGTTTTTTTCCGGGACTGATGAACGTAGAGGGACTATATCGAGATGTCAGATCTTCTTCCTTATAGTAAGAGATAAATTTTTGACTAAATTTTGAGATTGAACCATGATTTTTGAGTAATTCGAACTCCTATATCAAATTGTCAATATAGGATAATTTGTCAACAAAGCTAGAAAATACGATTATAATACTGTAAATAGCAGAGTTATCCCCGAAAATCATTGAACAAACAAACAAAAGAATCGGATTAGCAATACAAACCAATCGTACCAATCGCTGAATATCGATATGATATAATCGAATACTACTGAGGTTACAAGTATAGAGATTCTGGCTCAATTTCAAAACAGCACATTTGAACCATTCGAATCCCTATTTCATAAGTTTCCATTGCATGGTTGATCACATACTTGTTTCCATAAAAGGATTTGTGATATTCCGTTACAATCCATATTTTTGAGAAACTGCATTTTAAGTAAATTGCTTTTTGAAAGGGCATTTAGCGAGAAGTGCGACTGCGTCAACCCAGACTCAATGGCGGTCAGAATCGCATCATTCTCGTAGTTTGAGATCACAACACTGTCATGCTTGAAGG
This window encodes:
- a CDS encoding response regulator receiver protein; protein product: MPEEIQKKEQLLQLFTNMTGNTQIVEPMKKIHGTLRDSDAVEREIALIMRELLDQGIFKTKLRPIQLAKLICAYHSGKNDTEIARDLGDEKLSKTVARARVRMKLFRELDFKMPFDRFKMEELMTSGKTMKEISEQLGISPSTLREYRHVLEAMIDRDMDRYIERIKDVMEDRDLTEQMTASATKDAFGESIDITEAELIDIT
- a CDS encoding metal-dependent hydrolase, whose product is MKLTWLGHSCVLLDGSRRVLIDPFVPDGNIPCTPDIVAVTHAHADHLGCTLDLGVKTIAMNDLAYYLKDKGLEVEPMNLGGTITIDGIEFTMTAALHSSWIEDAGIGVYGGAAAGYLITMDGVTVYHAGDTALFGDMKLIGRIYNPDIALLPIGGRYTMGPREAMIAAEFVGAPVVIPIHYNTSPKIAQDAGEFKRIIERTTDLKVVVLEPGESYETTSV
- a CDS encoding type II toxin-antitoxin system HicA family toxin, with translation MKVPRDISGSDLISYLISIGFQKIRQTGSHVRLECVIDGEPYGITVPLHDPLKTGTLTHIVKEIAQKTGRDWISMMEEL
- the glyS gene encoding glycine--tRNA ligase — translated: MSFAVVSKADKKSQVPENDIYDQVIDLARRRGFVWPSSECYGSVAGFIDYGPLGTLLKRRIENMWRQFYVVSEGYYEIECPTIGQEAIYVASGHVGGFADKMCQCPACEEYLRADHIAEAHNVPDASVLNAAELQKAICGLPCPACGEKLDKIEVFAFNLMFQTSIGPGSQRKGYLRPETAQGIFVDFGRLLRFYRDRLPFGTVQIGKSYRNEISPRQGMIRLREFTQAEAEIFVHPEEKNHPNFSRYADYSFPLFSYKEQQSGGEAKVYSMKDAVAQGIIANEYVAYYLALTHELLITIGVKPEKLRFRQHLPDERAHYAEDCWDAEIRSERFGWVETVGIADRTDYDLKAHAEESGDSFTVYIQFAEPKRERRKIISANMGVLGPQYRGKAKAIADALATVTPGPDGATVTVDGEEYFVPSNLFEISEQDVDVRGTDVRPHVIEPSYGIDRMIYAVLEHSFDEEDVDGEIRKVMRFPFRIAPVQVAVLPLMARDGLDTIAREITHALHTHEILAEYDDSGAIGRRYRRQDEVGTPLAITVDYDTKEDQTVTLRERDSMKQVRVKISDLSHLVSGLIKGHQDFSAL